From Psychrobacillus sp. FSL K6-2836, a single genomic window includes:
- a CDS encoding TPM domain-containing protein, with product MKKSARVISLALLLTLLFPLITLAVSDYPEAIPGELYVQDFYDVLSEEQEQEIEMLGQNLENATSSQIVVMTVESLEGQDVATYAVDVMRAYGIGDEEKDNGVLFILEMDPNKVGNRDVYIGVGYGLEGALPDGKVGRILEEYTYPFLEQGDAPGAILSTYQLLYNQVATEYGWDGELATPQEPSPLAGSTGGGFSFSTIIVIVVVIYLIITMMRGGGGGTGSGRRRNSTGMFGPGGFGGFGGGGRSSGGGFGGFGGGSSGGGGAGRKW from the coding sequence ATGAAGAAGAGTGCACGTGTCATTTCACTTGCGCTTCTCCTAACTTTATTGTTCCCGTTAATAACGCTTGCTGTATCTGATTATCCAGAAGCTATACCAGGAGAACTATATGTCCAGGATTTCTATGATGTTCTATCGGAAGAACAGGAGCAGGAAATTGAAATGCTTGGACAAAACTTAGAGAATGCTACTAGTTCTCAAATTGTCGTAATGACAGTCGAGTCTTTAGAAGGACAGGATGTTGCGACATATGCGGTAGATGTGATGCGTGCCTATGGTATTGGTGATGAAGAGAAGGATAATGGAGTTCTTTTTATTCTGGAAATGGATCCTAATAAAGTCGGTAACCGGGATGTTTACATTGGTGTGGGCTACGGTTTAGAGGGTGCTTTACCTGATGGAAAAGTTGGGAGAATATTAGAAGAGTATACATACCCTTTTTTAGAGCAAGGTGATGCGCCGGGGGCTATACTTTCCACTTATCAGCTTTTATATAACCAGGTTGCTACAGAGTATGGATGGGACGGTGAGTTGGCAACACCACAGGAGCCTTCTCCACTTGCTGGCTCTACAGGCGGTGGATTTTCCTTTTCTACAATCATTGTAATAGTAGTTGTTATTTACTTAATTATTACTATGATGAGAGGAGGCGGGGGTGGTACCGGTTCAGGTAGAAGACGTAATAGCACTGGAATGTTCGGCCCCGGTGGCTTCGGAGGTTTCGGAGGAGGCGGAAGAAGTTCTGGTGGCGGCTTTGGAGGTTTTGGCGGCGGTAGCTCCGGCGGTGGAGGAGCGGGTCGCAAGTGGTAA
- a CDS encoding GNAT family N-acetyltransferase: MKLVEITKDNWLQTVLLTTNEDGKATIVEKFVASNALSIVQSIYETGWIVRGVEEDDKIIGFTMYGLDEDTKNYWICRLMIEHTYQGKGYGRKVVQMILDEMKQIDDCATIYLSTEPDNEVAIRLYESLGFQKTGNINDGEAEFVLKL, encoded by the coding sequence ATGAAACTAGTAGAGATTACGAAGGATAACTGGTTACAAACGGTTCTTTTGACCACTAATGAAGACGGGAAGGCAACCATAGTAGAAAAATTTGTAGCATCCAATGCGCTATCTATCGTGCAATCAATTTACGAAACTGGATGGATTGTTAGAGGCGTTGAGGAAGATGACAAGATTATTGGCTTCACTATGTATGGATTAGATGAAGATACTAAAAATTACTGGATATGTCGATTAATGATTGAACACACCTATCAGGGGAAAGGCTATGGCAGAAAGGTTGTTCAGATGATATTGGATGAAATGAAACAGATAGATGATTGTGCAACGATTTATCTATCAACGGAGCCAGACAATGAAGTAGCCATAAGACTATACGAAAGCTTAGGATTCCAAAAAACGGGTAATATCAATGACGGAGAAGCAGAGTTTGTATTGAAATTATGA